The following proteins are co-located in the Pseudomonas sp. ATCC 13867 genome:
- a CDS encoding NADH:ubiquinone reductase, translated as MFKTRFTETFGVEHPIMQGGMQWVGRAEMAAAVANAGGLATLSALTQPTPQALADEIARCRELTDKPFGVNLTLLPTQKPIPYAEYRAAIIEGGIGVVETAGNNPGEHIAEFRQHGIKVIHKCTAVRHALKAEQLGVDAVSIDGFECAGHPGEDDIPGLVLLPAAANRLSVPIIASGGFADGRGLVAALALGADAINMGTRFLSTRECPIHPQVKAAIRAADERSTDVIMRSLRNSARVARNAISQEVLAIEARGNATYADIATLVSGLRGRTVYEQGDTDLGIWSAGMVQGLIDDEPSCEELLRDIVEQARQLIRQRLEGLLSD; from the coding sequence ATGTTCAAGACCCGATTCACCGAAACCTTCGGCGTCGAACACCCGATCATGCAGGGCGGCATGCAGTGGGTGGGGCGCGCCGAGATGGCCGCGGCGGTGGCCAACGCCGGCGGGCTGGCGACGCTCTCGGCGCTGACCCAGCCGACCCCGCAAGCACTGGCCGATGAGATCGCGCGTTGTCGCGAGCTCACCGACAAGCCCTTCGGCGTGAACCTCACGCTGCTGCCGACGCAGAAGCCGATCCCCTACGCGGAGTACCGCGCGGCGATCATCGAGGGCGGCATCGGCGTGGTCGAAACCGCCGGCAACAATCCCGGCGAGCACATCGCCGAGTTCCGCCAGCACGGGATCAAGGTCATCCACAAATGCACCGCCGTGCGCCATGCGCTCAAGGCCGAGCAACTGGGCGTGGACGCGGTGTCCATCGACGGCTTCGAGTGCGCCGGCCATCCGGGCGAGGACGACATTCCCGGCCTGGTGCTGCTGCCCGCGGCGGCCAATCGGCTGAGCGTGCCGATCATCGCTTCCGGTGGTTTCGCCGACGGGCGCGGATTGGTCGCGGCGCTGGCGCTGGGGGCCGATGCGATCAACATGGGCACGCGCTTCCTCAGCACCCGCGAGTGCCCGATCCATCCGCAGGTCAAGGCCGCCATCCGCGCGGCGGACGAGCGCTCCACGGACGTGATCATGCGTTCGTTGCGCAACAGTGCGCGGGTCGCGCGCAACGCCATCAGCCAGGAAGTGCTGGCCATCGAGGCGCGCGGCAACGCCACCTACGCCGACATCGCCACGCTGGTCAGCGGCCTGCGCGGGCGCACCGTCTACGAGCAGGGCGACACCGACCTGGGAATCTGGTCGGCGGGCATGGTCCAGGGCCTGATCGATGACGAACCCAGCTGCGAGGAACTGCTGCGCGACATCGTCGAGCAGGCGCGCCAGCTGATCCGCCAGCGACTGGAGGGCCTGCTCTCCGATTGA
- a CDS encoding OprD family porin, translated as MKSLPVRALVSSIACLPLFAHADFIADSKANLELRNFYFNRDYRQSGAAQSKSEEWAQGFLLRFESGYTEGTLGVGVDALGLLGIKLDSSPDRSGSGLLPYSASDKRAADDYSSLGVTAKLRASKSTLKVGTLLPKLPVVQYNDTRLAPQTFQGGLAEINEIDGLSAQLGQLRQVKQRDSTNDEDLSMTRGNKRNIVLGSHTSSDRFNLAGGTYRWTDNLSTSYHYGGLENFYRQHYLSVVHTLPITEGQSLKSDIRWARSTDDGGSNVDNRALNALFTYRIGGSGFGVGYQRMSGDTGFAYLSGTDPYLTNFVQIGDFANKDERSWQARYDYDFAGLGLPGLTFMTRYLQGDHIDLLNGQGRGKEWERDTDIGYVVQNGPLKNLGFKVRNGAFRSDFGNDIDETRVIVSYQMPLW; from the coding sequence ATGAAAAGTCTTCCCGTACGGGCGCTCGTTTCGAGCATCGCCTGCCTGCCCCTGTTCGCCCACGCGGACTTCATCGCGGACAGCAAGGCGAACCTGGAGCTGCGCAATTTCTACTTCAACCGCGACTACCGCCAGAGCGGTGCCGCGCAATCGAAATCCGAGGAGTGGGCGCAGGGTTTCCTGCTGCGCTTCGAGTCGGGCTACACCGAAGGCACGCTTGGCGTGGGCGTCGATGCCCTCGGTTTGCTGGGGATCAAACTGGACTCCAGCCCTGATCGCAGCGGCTCCGGCCTGCTGCCGTACTCGGCCAGCGACAAGCGCGCCGCCGATGACTACAGCTCCCTCGGCGTGACGGCCAAGCTGCGCGCCTCGAAGAGCACCCTGAAGGTCGGCACCCTGCTGCCCAAGCTGCCGGTGGTGCAGTACAACGACACCCGCCTGGCCCCGCAGACCTTCCAGGGTGGGCTCGCCGAGATCAACGAGATCGACGGCCTCAGCGCCCAGCTCGGCCAGCTGCGCCAGGTCAAGCAGCGCGACTCGACCAACGACGAAGACCTGTCGATGACCCGTGGCAACAAGCGCAACATCGTGCTTGGCAGCCACACCAGCAGCGACCGCTTCAACCTCGCCGGCGGCACCTACCGCTGGACCGACAACCTCAGCACCAGCTACCACTACGGCGGCCTGGAAAACTTCTACCGCCAGCACTACCTGAGCGTGGTGCACACCCTGCCGATCACCGAGGGCCAGTCGCTCAAGTCGGATATCCGCTGGGCGCGCTCCACCGATGACGGCGGCAGCAATGTCGACAACCGCGCGCTCAATGCGCTGTTCACCTACCGCATCGGCGGCAGCGGTTTCGGCGTCGGTTACCAGCGCATGTCCGGCGACACCGGTTTCGCCTACCTCAGCGGCACCGACCCGTACCTGACCAACTTCGTGCAGATCGGCGACTTCGCCAACAAGGACGAACGCTCCTGGCAGGCGCGCTACGACTACGACTTCGCCGGCCTCGGCCTGCCCGGCCTGACCTTCATGACCCGCTACCTGCAGGGCGACCACATCGACCTGCTGAACGGCCAGGGGCGCGGCAAGGAGTGGGAGCGCGACACCGATATCGGCTATGTAGTGCAGAACGGCCCGCTGAAGAACCTCGGCTTCAAGGTGCGCAACGGCGCCTTCCGCAGCGACTTCGGCAACGATATCGACGAAACGCGGGTGATCGTCAGCTACCAGATGCCGCTCTGGTAA
- a CDS encoding TetR/AcrR family transcriptional regulator, with translation MAYRHSPARLQKDGELRERILELALARVADGGFSALTMQSLADAAGIATGSLYRHFSGKGELAAEVFARASQREVDILGTLLKAPGSASERLNLGLQQFAARAWGSRQLAFALIAEPVAPEVDEQRLIYREAYAALFVTLLEQGIASGEFQPQPVQLTAACLVGAIAEALIGPLSPPARAARDAGHSGVSLEDVSDALASFCLRAVGAFPAALPKPAQPTPVMEDQP, from the coding sequence ATGGCTTACCGACACTCCCCAGCACGGCTGCAAAAGGACGGCGAACTGCGCGAGCGCATCCTCGAACTGGCGCTGGCGCGGGTGGCCGACGGCGGTTTTTCCGCCCTGACCATGCAGAGCCTGGCGGACGCCGCCGGCATCGCCACCGGCAGCCTCTATCGGCACTTCAGCGGCAAGGGCGAGCTGGCCGCCGAGGTTTTCGCCCGCGCCAGCCAGCGCGAGGTCGATATCCTCGGCACGCTGCTGAAAGCTCCCGGCAGCGCTTCCGAACGACTGAACCTGGGCCTGCAGCAGTTTGCCGCCCGCGCCTGGGGCAGCCGTCAGCTGGCCTTCGCGCTGATCGCCGAGCCGGTCGCCCCGGAAGTCGACGAGCAGCGCCTGATCTACCGCGAAGCCTACGCCGCGCTGTTCGTTACCCTGCTGGAGCAAGGCATCGCATCCGGCGAATTCCAGCCCCAGCCGGTGCAGCTGACCGCCGCCTGCCTGGTCGGCGCCATCGCCGAGGCCCTGATCGGCCCGCTTTCGCCGCCGGCCCGCGCCGCGCGGGATGCCGGTCATTCCGGCGTTTCCCTGGAGGACGTCAGCGACGCCCTCGCCAGTTTCTGCCTGCGCGCCGTCGGTGCGTTCCCTGCTGCTTTGCCCAAGCCTGCCCAACCCACGCCCGTTATGGAGGACCAGCCATGA